From the genome of Canis lupus familiaris isolate Mischka breed German Shepherd chromosome 20, alternate assembly UU_Cfam_GSD_1.0, whole genome shotgun sequence:
GGCAAAAGCAAAGGTTGCGGACAAGCAAAGCCACGTGCCCAGGCTCACCCAGGGAGTAAGTGGCAAGCACAGGTTTTGGTTTTAGACtctgggatttctttttcctttttttaaaaaaacattttatttatttattcatgagatacacacacacacacagagagagagagagagagacagagagagcgagagagaggcagagacataggcagagggagaagcaggctcctcgcaggaagcctgatgcaggactcgatcccaggaccccaggatcacgacctgagccaaaggcaggcgctcaactgctgagccacccaggcgttcctggaCTCTGGGCTTTCTGTGGACATCTGCCAAATTAACCCACTCGAGCCGTCTGTGTCTGAATCTAGGGCCAagaggctgagggtggggggctgAGGCACATTGGGCAGGGGCTAGCAAGAGTTTGAAGAAAGTGTGTCCTGTCCTACCTTGGAGGCCTCCCAGACACCTCAGCCAACCTGGTAAGAGGCCTTGGGATCTCAGGGGGTTTCCTGGAaccggggggagggagggaggagtttGGGAAAGACAAGCAATTCTGTCACAAGTCCATTTCCTTGGAAAGTGGGGTGATGGGTGGAGCCAGTCTGTCCAGGAAACCTGGCTGGGCTTCAAGGTCACCATTGACTTGCTGACTCAGCCCCAGAAAGTGTGGTCATGTGATCACCCAGGGAGCTGTTGGTGGGGAGGCACTCACTGGGAAAGGGTCAAGGGTGCGCTAGGGGGCCCTTCCatgcccctgctccctgcttccCAGCACAAGCCCCCTTGGCCTCTCCAAGGCTGACCCTCATATCCCTCTCCCATCTTCCCCCTTAGATGAGaagtgcagggggtgggggcattgcttttccagaatgttctacCTCCAACCTCATCATGTGAGCATACCATCTTCTATCCTTCCTCATCACCCACTCCATCCCTGCCAGACTGTGAGCCCTAGAAGGGTACCAGCCACAACCTGAACCccaacatttcattattttatttattcatgagggacatggggggagaggggcggggcagagacacaggcagagggagaagcaggctccatgcagggagcctgatgtgggactcgatcctgggactccaggaccacaccctgagctgaaggcagatgctcaagcactgacaATTTTCAAGCATGTAGAAGAATTGAGTTTAAGGATGAGAAACACATTCCCTGATTCTAGAATCAGTATATTACATATCGATTCATCCATCTACCCCTCAATCCATCTTGTATTTTCatgcatttcaaagtaagttGCAGACAGTAGCTCATTTCCCCCTAATACTCCAGCCCAGAAAACACAGAGTCCAGTATCTGTTTGCCACTCtccttacttttttctcttttgagtaaaataggataaaatgtgCACATCCCAAGTGTGTTCTTTGAGCTTTGACAAATGCATTCACCTACGTAACCAAATCTCTATCAAGGTACCAGAACATACAGAAAGTTCTTTCATGGTTCATCCCAGGCAATCGCTGCCTCTGTTCCCAGGCAATCATCGTTCTCCCATTTTTTCTACCctagaactttatataaatgggcTTATAAAATCTATAATATTTTGCAAATGGCTGCTTCTGCTCTAAGTTTTTCCAGATTCCTCTGTATCCAGAGACCCTGCCCTCTTGTTCTCCTTTGGCATTCCAGTGCCTGGAGTATACTAAGTGCTGAGAAATGTTTGTGGATAGGGAAATAATTgcattgaatgagtgaatgaatgattaataaatgaatgaaaaaaattgctCCTTGCTCACAAGAGACTCGATCTGACTCCTTCTCTTCAGCTTCTCTTACCAACGTCCTCCTCATCTTGGTTCAGGGGCTATAATTCCAAATAGCAGAGACACCCGCCCTCCACTGCTGGCTTCCCAGCGCCCTAGTCTTATCTTCTCACGAGAACACTTATCAGGTACATGTTACCACCAGCTTCCTGCTTTACCCCCCTTTATCTGTTTCAACTTCCAGCATCAtttcctcccctcctgctcttcTCTAGATAAAGAAGAGCAAACTTTAGAGTGGCTGAAGTCATTCCTGGGTCAAAATTACCCTCCCCAAGCAGCTGGAGCCTCAATATTGCTGAATATTGAGGCACAAagtggtgcaaccactttgggaaaccagcagtttcttataaacaGTCACCTACTGTTGGAGCCACTCCTAGATATTCACCCGTCAGAAGTGATAATTTAAATTTGCAAAAAGACCTGCACAAGACTCTTTGTGGCAGTTTAATTCTTACTAATTAACATTGGAAACAGCATAAACACctttcaacaggtgaatggataccCAAATTGTGGTCCAGCAACACAATGGAAGACGAGACAAATGAAGAGGAACAGACTGGATGCGCACAACAGCTTGGGTGAATCTCGAAAACACCAAGCCtagagaaagaagccaggcacaagaTGCTACACACTGTGTGATTCAATTCTGAGGACTTCCAGAAAAAGCAAGTCTAGTGAACAATGATGGAAAGCAGAGCAGTagtggcctggggtggggatggggaaggaatTTTAGGGGATGGTGGAAATGCTCTACCTCTGCGATGTAGTGGTGACCACACAGCTGGTTTCCTGAAAACTCATGGAATTGTAAGCCTGAAATGGGTgcattaccttttaaaaatgttaaccgtgctataaaatgtacaaaaccataaaatttaCATCTtagctatttttaagtgtacagttcaatagtgttaaatatattcaccTTGTTGTGCAACTAATCTCCAGAGTTttctcatcttgtaaaactgaaactctatactcatTGAGTGACGacttcccatttctccctcccaccAGGTTCTGGtcatcaccattctactttttgtttctatgagttgGGCTACTCTAGATACCTCATGCAAGCAAAATAATACAGCATttatccttttgtgactggcttatgtcactgagcataatgtcctcagggtccatccacattgtagcaggtgtcagaatgtccttcctttttaaggctgaaccgtattccattgtatggagggaccatgttttgtttatctattcacctgtcAACAAACACTTGGGTTGGGGTGGGATGACTGGATCTCATGGTAATTATGTTCCTAATTTTGTAAGGACCCgcaatactgttttccacagcagctgtgccatcttacattcccaccagcaatacatGAGGGCTCCAGTTTCTCCACTCCTTGGCAACATCTgttatttgggtttattttgcctttttaaaagaagattatttatttatttgtttgtttgtttattcattcattcattcattcattcattcattcatgagagaagcagagacgggcagaagcaggcttcctgcagggagcccaatgcggcacccaatcccagaaccccaggatcacgacctgagccgaaggcagatgctcaaccactgagccacctaggtgccgaATAcctgttattttgttattgtcgGTTTTTTGCTAGACatcatcctaatgggtgtgataAATTGGTGCCTTGGAtcgtatataaattatacctcaataaagttgatttttaaaatgatctcttaaagggatccctgggtggcgcagcggtttagcgcctgcctttggcccagggcgcgatcctggagacccaggatcgaatcccacgtcgggctcccggtgcatggagcctgcttctccctctgcctgtgtctctgcctctctctctctcactgtgtgcctatcataaataaaaaaaaaaataaataaaaaataaaatgatctcttaaaaaaagaatcatacccAGAGCAAGTGCAAGCCAGGACTCCTCATGACACATGGAGACATATGGCCATCCTAGTTAAGGTAAAGCGACAGGTGTGTATTGTCAGCTGATGGGAGGTGACATTTAGATCTCAAGCGGTGACTGCCATGTTATGGGTGTTAAAAATTTATGACTAGGGTTTCCAGTGGCTTTGGTTGAGTTGAGATACTTCTATGGTGGCGTACAGGTACCTACTGACATGTGAAAGTATGTTACAGGATTATCACAGATGACTGCTGTAAATGGTTACCATTGAGTTGTGGGTGAGGTCCAGGGAGATTCCTATGTTAGTCCTTGGCAGCTGTGGCAATAAATTACctcaaacttagtggcttaaaacagcacaaatttggagcacctgggtggctaagcagctaagtatctgctttcggctcaggtcatgatctcagagttctgggatcgagtcccggattGGCCTCtgtgctccacagggagcctgcttctccctctgcctctgcctctctctgtgtatctctcatgaataaataaataaaatatttaaaaaaacacatcacaaattcattatctcacagttctggaagtcagacgTCTGACACCAGGCTCTCTGGCCTAAAGTCAAGGAGTCAGCAGAGTGGCATTGTTCTTGAGGCTCTAGGGGAGACTTGTTTGTTTGTCCTTTTGGGGGGATGGGAAGGTTGAGACCTTATTTTTTAGGAGCAGTTATAGcttcacagaaaaattaagccgaagatacagagatttcccaaataCCCCCCTGCCTGCACACAGGCACAACCTGCCCTGTTATCCACATCCCCCATTGGAGGGGCAcctttgttacaattgatgaacctacattcaCATGTCATTACCATCCAGAGTCCAGAGCTTACATTAGGGTTGTTGGttgtttatttgttaatttatttattttaagattttacttatttgagagagagagagagagaaagagagcacaagctagagagtgggggtagggggtgaggtagagggagagggagaagcagactctctgctgagcagggagcccaatgtgggctcaatcccaggaccccgagatcatgaccagagccaaaggcagatgcttaacccactgagccacccaggcgccccttacaTTATGGTTTGACCTTGGTGTCTTACATTTCATGCATTTTATGGGTTTGAACACATGTATAGTAACATGTATCCACCATGACATCCTACAGAACCATTTCACTGCCCTAATAATCCTCTCTGCGCTCCACCTAttcatttctccctcccctcaacCCCTGGCAGCCGCTGATGCTTTTACCGCCTCCATTGTtctctgtcttttccagaatgtcacagaaTTGGAATCACACAATAAGTGACCTTTTCAGATTGTCCTCTTTCACTGATTAATATGCACTTCAGATTCCTCCCCATCCTTTCACGGCTTATACCACATTCCtctttagcactgaataatattctattatctgGATGTACCAGTTTACTTACCCATTCACCCACTGGaggacatctgggttgcttccaagtttgacCAATTACGAATAAGGCTGCCATAAACATTCGTGTGCAGGTTTTCACGCGGACATACTTTTTCAACgcctttgggtaaatgccaaggaGCACAATTCCTGGATCCTATGGTAAGAGTACATTTAGCTgtgtaagaaattgccaaactgtctcCCTGAATGGCAGCACCATTCTGCAATCCCACCGGCAGTGAGTGAGAGTCCCGTTGCTCCAACACCTAGCACTGGGATTGTCGGTGTTCCGATCTTGGCCATTCTCATAGGTGTGCAGTGgttttccttgccttttactACTTCTGAAGGCTGCCCACATCCTTGGGCAGGAAGGGCTCGCGATGCCCtcttccatctttaaagccaACAGTGGTGGACCAGGTACCTTCTCAGGTCACATCACTCTGACTATTGGTAGCCTCGTCTCCCTCCCTgattctctcctgcctccccctttCACGTTCAGGGACCCTTGTGATTATGTTGAGCCCGCCTGGAgaatccaggatgatctcctcACCTCAAGGCCCTTactttaatcacatttgcaaagccCCTATGGCCATGTGAGGTCACAAAATCCTTGGCTcaggggattaggacatggacatctttgggagacgattattctgcctaccacaggcCTTTTGTGGTGTTCTCGGCAATTGCTGTTGTGTCCCAGGCATGTGACAGGTATATTCCAGATCTTATGGAATGCGCTCAGAGCTTCTGGGGTTTCCAGGAAAGGAGGTCTGTCTTTAAGACTGCTGACCTGGCCCAGCCAGTCTCTCAGAGGAAACATCACAGGGTTTCTCTGTATTCAGACCCCTTCCTGTACCAGCTTCAGAACAATCTTTCTGGGAGTggctgggtgctcagttggtgaagcatctgccttaggctcaggtcattatcctgggggtcctgggatcctgggatcgagccctgcattcggctccctgcttagcggggagtctgcttctccctctccctcctccttgctcatgctctctctctctctctctttttaaataaataaataaataaataaataaataaataaataaaatcttaagaagaaaaaaagacaaaaaagaatacaGCCTTTCGGGCAAGACCGAttctccaggaaaacaaaagcaaccgAAGGTCAAGGTCTGTTTTGGGATTACTGTTAGGATCCAGGGGATGCCTTTCTTCCCAGGGAGGTTGAAACTTGGAGGAGGGAGGGCCCAGTACCAGGAAGCCAAAGATGAGGAACTTGACCCTGACCCTCTCATGCAGGGTCTTCATGTGCCAACTCAATGTTGACAGGTCAGAGCCTGGCCACTGGGACGCAGTGCCTATGAGCTGACCAGGAGTAAGTAGGGCAGATGGTGGAAGACAAGATGGGGTCTCTAGGCCAGTTATTTTGCTTTCCAGGCTCCTGCCCAGGGCTCCCTCAAACCCCAGACCCCAGTACCTGAGCCTGGGGCTTAAGGACTTGGCTTGCTCTAGCCAGGGCCAGACCTCTGAAATATCCCAGGGCAGCTCCTGCTTAATGGTGGGATATTAAGtgttctcctccttctgcctcaaCCACAGCCTGTGCTCACTCAGGTCCATTCCCAGGAGAGACACCGGGGCCTCTCTGCCCACCTGTGCCGCTCGGCATCCATCACCACAACCCATCAGGGGATCTGTCATTGATGGTGACCCAGACTTGAAGTCTGCCTATGGGCTGTCAGTTTGTCTCTGCTCTTCACTTGGCCAGGGGTCTCCACCTGATTGTCAGTAGATTCAACTAGAATCTGTGAGTCCTCCAGATTATCATTAAACCAACTCACCCAGGCACTTAGGTACCAAGCAGGGGTTCTGACTGCTGCCCTCTCCCTGAGCCTGAGTGTCAGCTTGTCATGGCTTGTGTGAGGCTGCATAGTGGCCCCTAAAGATATCCTcattctaatccctggaaccttGACTGTTGTCTTATATGGCAACAGAGATTTTGCAGAGGTGACTAAGAGTTTAGAGGTGGGAAGATGTAAATATTAAAGAACTTGGCAGGTGTTTGTCCCCTGTTCCTGGAAGGCATCATCGACACCCTTGGGATTTCCTGAGTAATAGGAGGATCTTAGTTATTCGTGGGGGGCCCTGGGACCACACCTGAGTTATACCAAGGAGATGACTCAGAGTGGGGCTGATCATGTCAGAAAGACCAGCCAGGAGGGGTGGGACCTTCAACCACCTGACCTCCATGGAGTAGAGAGGGGCTGGTGATGGGGTGCAATCATGTGGCCACCGATTCAATCAACCATGCCTTCAAAATGAAATCCCAACGAACTCTAGACACCAACGTTCAGAGGAGCTTCCTGGTTCGTGAAAAGACATCACCATGCCAGTAAGGGGACGTGTCCTGAGTCCTTGGAGACAGGCTACCAAAGCTCCGTGTTTGGGACACTCCTGGCCCTCGCCATATGGGTCTCTTCATTTGGCCAGTCTGGATTTGTGTCCTTCCTTTACAATTAAACAGTAAGTACTAGACAGAGCTTTCCTGAGGTCTATGGGTCACTCTAGTGAATTATGAAACCAGAGGGATTGTGAGTTCCTTTGAATTTGTATCAGTTGGTCAGAATCAGTTGGTCCAAAGTGTGGGTGGCCTCAGTATCCTCAAACTTGCAATTGGTGTCTGCAGTGAGGGCAGTCTTGGAGGAGCTGCACCTTTAATCTGCGGGTGGCGTCTGCACTAATTCAGGGTGATTAGTGCAGTATTACAGGGGATCATCTTGGATTCTCTGGGTGGGCCTTAACTGCAATCTCAGGCATCCTTTAtaagaagggaggcagagggagatttgacGCAGAAGAAGGCAATGTGATCAGTGAAGCAAGATACTACCCTACTAATTTTGAGGATGGaagaaggggccatgagccaggGAATGTGAGGAATGAAGCTCAAGAAGCAAGGAGAGGCAAGGAAATAGTTTCTCCCCTGGAGTTTCCAGAGGGAGCCTGGCCCTGATGACACCTTGTTCTGGGCCCAGTAAAACTAATTTTgcacttctgacttccagaactacAAGAGAATGGTGTGttgtttttaagccaccaagttggtggtcatttgttacagcagccccaggaaactcaTACAGCCTTCCACCCCAACTGTCTGGAAATCCATCAGTCTGGCCACCAGTCCACTAGGTATGTTAACTGTCCAGCATTCAGGTGGCTCCTGGGGCCTGGTTAGTGCCTCACTCTGGGCTGCAGTAGTAGAGCACCCAGAGGAGGATTGGGGTTCACTGGAGGGTCTTCCCTGGCCAGGGAGTCTGAGTGGTGGTCTCTCTTCTGCTTGCCCAGTCACTGCCCTCagggctgggcagcctgggggctccCAATGGGCTCCCCAGAACTAAAAGTTTCCTGTCTCCACTGGAAATTCTGGGAGagcccccaggtctccaggacggGAGCAGAAAACTTTAGGAGTGCAGGGTGAATTCAGATCAAAAGTCCCCAGCTGATAAAGCCAGACTCAGTGCACCCTGCACCCTCCGAATGGCTTCAGCCATACTTAGCACATCCCAACACCCTCTGCTTGCAAAGACCTCCCTTCCCAGCTCCTCATGCTGAAATCCCATTGTTTCTCAAAAGTTTTCTCTGAGGTGTATTTCCAGATCATTCCACCCAGTGGTCACAGAATCTAGGTCCCCAAGACAAAGGGACTTGTGCCTCAGATTCCCTGGCAGGCCCTCTCCCACCTGCCTTAGGGCCTTGTCTCAGACTGCCAAATCTCCACGGGAGAGGTGTCCCCAAGGAGGGGCCACTGGTGCAGTATTCCAACACAGTTCCTCCCCTGGAGGTGTGGCTTCTCCAAATGCATCACGAGACATTCATGCATTCTTCTTTTGAGTCACTGGTCATATCATTCCTGTGCCCAGCTAGatcagaggggtgggggcaggggagccctGAGTCTGAGTCAATCCTGTGTCTCCAGCTGTCCTGGCCAAGTGCAGGTTACTCACCGAGCTTTGGGGCATCATAGGGCCAGGACATCACTTAGGTCAGGGTCACTCACAGGGATCATATTAGGGTCTCGGGGATAAAACTTAGGACAGCTCACCAAAGCCATGAATCAAAATTCATTTCTCAAGCATTTATTGATGCTTCCTAGGGCTGCGAAGACAGCTCACAAAACACCTATCTGTGAGGGCTCCCAGTCTGGGGTAGAATGGGAGAAAACCAGCTCCATGCTTGAGTTGCCTTGCTTTGGttagggagggaggtggggcccAGGGACCGGCCCAGGAGCCGGGatttgggtgggggtggaggctaGGTTGTCTGTGTGAGGGCTTGCGATGAGGTTGGAGTGGAGGTCCCAGCGCCCGCACCTGCCTGGGTTGGGTGGACGGCTCTTAGTAGTTATGGTGGTGGGCGGCGCCAGGACGGTGAACAGCCCAGGGGACCGTCGCGgatggccccccccccccgacccgcAGGCTGTGGGTACAGCTGGTGGGCACCTGGCGGGGTCAGCAGCTGCGCCTCTTCTCACAAATCCAGTTGTCCTTCTCGTTTTCGCACGGTGCGTCATTCCACATCCCGGTGCGTAGCATCATAGCGCAGTCCTCGCGCCCCATAGAGTCATTGGGCTCTCCCGTGTTCCACTGGCTGCAGTGGTTTGTTGGGGGGTGTTTCTGGGAGTCTGAGGATGGGCCTGGCGTCCAGCCCTGAGCATCTACCCTGTTTATTGCTTGGGTCCAACCTAGACACCCTGGGGGTCTAATCTGGGCATGCACGTGGGATACAACTCTCTAACTCCCAGAATTTAACCCTCCgccaggtcctgggatctggcccgCCCATGCCAAACGAGTCCCTGAGATCTGGCCAAAGCACTTCCCCTGGGGTCTGACCCGTCCCTCTCCCCAAGTCCCTTCCCTCACCTGAAGCTGAGCGGGACTCCGTCTATCCACTGGTAGCCCTGGATCTTGCCCGCGCGGCGCACGGCCCGCAGGCCCAGCCAGAAACCACGGCCACGTGTATTCCGACTCAGGAAGCCCTGCGTGGGAAGGAGTCGCCTTGCACCCCTCCCGGGCCTCGCCCCATCAGGTGAAGGCCGCCTCCCACCTGGGACAGCGCACCTGCTCCTCCAGGTCCCCGACAATCACCAGGtgtgcgcctgcgcctgcgcagTTCTGCTGCGACGCCTCCCAGGTGGCCCGCTGGACGGAGAAAAGGTAGCAGGAGCCCTGGAAGGGCAGCCAGGATTCGGGGCACTCCTCGCAGGAGCCTGTGGGGAGGGAGTCAGGGAGGTGAAGCGCTCCCTGGCAGGGCGAATGGAAAAAACGCGGGGgaggtgccccccacccaggtGTAGGggtggaggcacagagaacagGCCAAGGtcaaggggcagggcagggcggatCAAGGAACCCCGAGGCCCACAGGGAGGGTCCACttgtcccctcctctctcccctctgcctgtgtcgctcaCTGTTCCCCTGCCGGACGGCCTCCAGAGCCCTGAACAGCTCGGTTCGGATGCCCTCGCGGTCCCTGCTCGCCTCAGCCAAGCTCTGGGTCACTGCGAAGTCAAGGGAGTTCAGGTTACTGCTCAGGTCAGGGTCAGGAGTAGGGTCACGATTAGTTAAAGGTCAGCAGCCATGTCCCGTGGTCAGGGTCACGGGCAAGAATGACATCAGGTCCAGAACTGGTCTGGCCGGCGGGGGCCAAGTTGAGGCTAGGGGTGTTAGTCAAGGTCAGAGTCCAGAGGTCAGGGTCACAGGATAGGGTCGCGGTAACCCTAGTCCAGGATAGGTGTCAGCATGTGGATCAAGGGTTGAGTGACAGCTGCGGTGAGGGAATCAGGGGGCGAGGCAGTGTCCCGCTC
Proteins encoded in this window:
- the CLEC4G gene encoding C-type lectin domain family 4 member G isoform X1 — protein: MPRAGRLLTMDTAGYSKWGGGLEDVPGGSWGRWGRWGQRLLFLGLVLAVATVLWALILNILVSKASTERRALLGHQDLLRTNASEQSAALGALNREVRACNTCCLGTQKLLQRARTELGEAQAKLIQQESALKELSNRVTQSLAEASRDREGIRTELFRALEAVRQGNSSCEECPESWLPFQGSCYLFSVQRATWEASQQNCAGAGAHLVIVGDLEEQGFLSRNTRGRGFWLGLRAVRRAGKIQGYQWIDGVPLSFSQWNTGEPNDSMGREDCAMMLRTGMWNDAPCENEKDNWICEKRRSC
- the CLEC4G gene encoding C-type lectin domain family 4 member G isoform X2; amino-acid sequence: MPRAGRLLTMDTAGYSKWGGGLEDVPGGSWGRWGRWGQRLLFLGLVLAVATVLWALILNILVSKASTERRALLGHQDLLRTNASEQSAALGALNREVRACNTCCLGTQKLLQRARTELGEAQAKLIQQESALKELSNRVTQSLAEASRDREGIRTELFRALEAVRQGNSSCEECPESWLPFQGSCYLFSVQRATWEASQQNCAGAGAHLGFLSRNTRGRGFWLGLRAVRRAGKIQGYQWIDGVPLSFSQWNTGEPNDSMGREDCAMMLRTGMWNDAPCENEKDNWICEKRRSC